Proteins encoded by one window of Aphis gossypii isolate Hap1 chromosome X, ASM2018417v2, whole genome shotgun sequence:
- the LOC114132801 gene encoding bleomycin hydrolase-like isoform X1 produces the protein MAYKQVRGTIFCRITNVILSRIKKHRKINLVQLKQILCSKFGNNYFCKRNHRYILLNAMEYLLYTKRLSLSNGPTRRNSVETDITVNNSEIIYNLVTSELLSKFKDTFFSNSINILAQNVITAYDPFQIALSRNRLQDQLVTNQYFSSKINVCGNPVGDQKYTGRCWIFACLNVIRVPFMKHYNIKQFEFSQAHMFFWDKIERCNFFLNTIVSTAKNGEFLDSRSVMTLLKKPIEDGGYWNMAVNIIKKYGLMPKFNFPESYSSEDSKELNSILNSKLREFAIILHDMVTNNDTNSNISDQIEKDMCIVFRIVGVCLGIPNQTFKWQYRLNEYEPICHRDFTPLEFYNTMVEPIFHIEDKVSLISDPRPDNAFGKLYTMDLIGNVVEGSKILRNNQPIEVLLEACKQSIATLDEPVWYSCEVDQRFSNELGIEDLKIHDIESIFSTNTSISMTKSERILYSDSYPTHAMVLTGFHEENNEVTRWCVENSWGKYNTTTNGYLMMTTEWFKEYVFEVIVDKKLLPKCVLDVFSQKPIVLPVWDKLASHLR, from the exons atggcgtACAAACAAGTGCGTGGTACGATATTTTGTAGAATTACCAATGTCATCTTAAGTAGAATCAAAAAGcatcgaaaaataaatttggtgcaattgaaacaaatattgtgcTCGAAgtttggtaataattatttttgcaaaCGGAATCATAGATACATACTATTGAATGCTAtggaatatttattgtacacaaAGCGATTGTCCCTAAGTAATGGTCCAACAAGACGAAATTCTGTGGAAACAGACATAACAGTTAATAATagcgaaataatatata ATCTTGTTACAAGCGAATTGTTGTCAAAGTTTAAAGATacctttttttcaaattcaataaatattttggctcAAAACGTCATTACTGCATACGACCCATTTCAAATAGCATTGTCAAGAAATAGGCTTCAAGACCAACTAGTtactaatcaatatttttctagtaaa attaacGTTTGTGGCAATCCAGTAGGAGATCAAAAATATACTGGTCGATGTTGGATTTTTGCCTGCTTGAACGTAATACGAGTTCCGTTtatgaaacattataatattaaacaatttgaattCAGTCAAGCTCATATGTTTTTTTGGGACAAG attgagAGATGcaacttttttttgaacacAATAGTATCAACAGCTAAAAATGGCGAATTTTTAGACTCCAGATCAGTCATGACTTTACtaaaa aaacccATTGAAGACGGTGGCTACTGGAATATGGCAgtcaatattatcaaaaagtaTGGTCTCAtgccaaaatttaattttccagaAAGTTATAGCAGTGAAGACAGTAAAGAGCTTAATTCCATTTTGAACAGTAAa CTCCGAGAATTTGCCATCATTTTACATGATATGGTGACAAACAACGATACGAATAGTAATATTTCTGACCAAATCGAAAAggatatgtgtattgtgttcAGAATTGTTGGAGTATGTTTAGGCATTCCAAATCAGACCTTTAAATGGCAGTATCGCTTAAATGAGTACGAACCCATATGTCATCGTGATTTTACGCCGCTTGAGTTCTACAACACGATGGTCGAGCCAATTTTTCACATCGAAGACAAG GTCTCTTTAATATCTGACCCAAGACCTGATAATGCATTCGGTAAATTGTATACGATGGATTTGATTGGAAACGTTGTAGAAGGCTCTAAAATCTTACGTAACAACCAACCCATTGAAGTACTGTTGGAAGCGTGCAAACAATCGATCGCCACGCTTGACGAACCGGTTTGGTACAGTTGTGAAGTGGATCAGAGATTTTCAAACGAACTTGGAATCGaagacttaaaaat acatGACATAGAATCAATATTTAGTACCAATACATCAATTTCGATGACCAAAAGTGAACGAATTTTATACAGTGATTCATACCCAACGCATGCAATGGTATTGACCGGATTCCATGAAGAA AACAATGAAGTTACGCGGTGGTGCGTTGAAAATTCTTGgggtaaatataatacgactACGAATGGTTATCTAATGATGACCACAGAATGGTTTAAAGAATACGTGTTTGAAGTTATTGTTGACAAGAAATTACTGCCAAAATGTGTTCTAGATGTATTTAGTCAAAAGCCAATAGTATTACCAGTCTGGGATAAACTTGCATCTCATTTGCGTTAG
- the LOC114132801 gene encoding bleomycin hydrolase-like isoform X2, producing the protein MKHYNIKQFEFSQAHMFFWDKIERCNFFLNTIVSTAKNGEFLDSRSVMTLLKKPIEDGGYWNMAVNIIKKYGLMPKFNFPESYSSEDSKELNSILNSKLREFAIILHDMVTNNDTNSNISDQIEKDMCIVFRIVGVCLGIPNQTFKWQYRLNEYEPICHRDFTPLEFYNTMVEPIFHIEDKVSLISDPRPDNAFGKLYTMDLIGNVVEGSKILRNNQPIEVLLEACKQSIATLDEPVWYSCEVDQRFSNELGIEDLKIHDIESIFSTNTSISMTKSERILYSDSYPTHAMVLTGFHEENNEVTRWCVENSWGKYNTTTNGYLMMTTEWFKEYVFEVIVDKKLLPKCVLDVFSQKPIVLPVWDKLASHLR; encoded by the exons atgaaacattataatattaaacaatttgaattCAGTCAAGCTCATATGTTTTTTTGGGACAAG attgagAGATGcaacttttttttgaacacAATAGTATCAACAGCTAAAAATGGCGAATTTTTAGACTCCAGATCAGTCATGACTTTACtaaaa aaacccATTGAAGACGGTGGCTACTGGAATATGGCAgtcaatattatcaaaaagtaTGGTCTCAtgccaaaatttaattttccagaAAGTTATAGCAGTGAAGACAGTAAAGAGCTTAATTCCATTTTGAACAGTAAa CTCCGAGAATTTGCCATCATTTTACATGATATGGTGACAAACAACGATACGAATAGTAATATTTCTGACCAAATCGAAAAggatatgtgtattgtgttcAGAATTGTTGGAGTATGTTTAGGCATTCCAAATCAGACCTTTAAATGGCAGTATCGCTTAAATGAGTACGAACCCATATGTCATCGTGATTTTACGCCGCTTGAGTTCTACAACACGATGGTCGAGCCAATTTTTCACATCGAAGACAAG GTCTCTTTAATATCTGACCCAAGACCTGATAATGCATTCGGTAAATTGTATACGATGGATTTGATTGGAAACGTTGTAGAAGGCTCTAAAATCTTACGTAACAACCAACCCATTGAAGTACTGTTGGAAGCGTGCAAACAATCGATCGCCACGCTTGACGAACCGGTTTGGTACAGTTGTGAAGTGGATCAGAGATTTTCAAACGAACTTGGAATCGaagacttaaaaat acatGACATAGAATCAATATTTAGTACCAATACATCAATTTCGATGACCAAAAGTGAACGAATTTTATACAGTGATTCATACCCAACGCATGCAATGGTATTGACCGGATTCCATGAAGAA AACAATGAAGTTACGCGGTGGTGCGTTGAAAATTCTTGgggtaaatataatacgactACGAATGGTTATCTAATGATGACCACAGAATGGTTTAAAGAATACGTGTTTGAAGTTATTGTTGACAAGAAATTACTGCCAAAATGTGTTCTAGATGTATTTAGTCAAAAGCCAATAGTATTACCAGTCTGGGATAAACTTGCATCTCATTTGCGTTAG